A stretch of DNA from Candidatus Latescibacterota bacterium:
AATCAGGACCGATTGCAGCAAATGTCTCGAACTTTTCGATTACAGGATCGAAACGGGTTTCGACCTGGTGTTTCAGGGTGGGGCAAGCGTACAGATACCGGAGGACCTGGAAGAAGACGATTTTATCGTACTTACCGGCGAGAACGAATACTGCTACGATATCTTCCCTCGTTTGAGGGAAGCAGTCGTGCTGGATTTACCGATAAGGTATCTCTGCAGCGAGGATTGTTCCGGGATATGCCCCGGCTGCGGAGAGAATCTGAATAATGCAGACTGCAAATGTAATGTGACGGAAGGCGACTCAAGATGGTCGTCGCTGAAGAAGCTCTTGAAGGAGCAGGACGAATAAGTAAAGTCCCGGGAACCGGGAGGAGTTAA
This window harbors:
- a CDS encoding DUF177 domain-containing protein — protein: MQLDLAHVEERESFSFDERFEIPSAEGGKMECRVLVTADVTRTGSRYLLRAAIEGVIRTDCSKCLELFDYRIETGFDLVFQGGASVQIPEDLEEDDFIVLTGENEYCYDIFPRLREAVVLDLPIRYLCSEDCSGICPGCGENLNNADCKCNVTEGDSRWSSLKKLLKEQDE